A genomic region of Nymphaea colorata isolate Beijing-Zhang1983 chromosome 2, ASM883128v2, whole genome shotgun sequence contains the following coding sequences:
- the LOC116248553 gene encoding elongator complex protein 2 has product MGTSDNCDMRVSGVDGTFIGAGCNRVVNNVSWGACNLVAFGAQNAVAIFCPEKGRILTTLPGHKALVNCTCWIPSSKDVFKVQTQEHFLLSGGADGVILMWAVFLKEMQWMYVMQVPKSHGKGVTCITGLLVSEGASLFASTGSDGIVFLWKMDLPSSYGDGCEMTCLDSISVGMRPMVALSLASLPENPGQLVLAMGGLDNKIHLYSGEGSGKLSPACELKGHTDWIRGLDFSLPISVDGGSDFLFLASSSQDKTIRVWRIALRELPSNAQATSIQNCISMMSYIEGPVFTVADSTYQVSLESLLVGHDDWVYSVDWQPALIMDDSKKGWIQPQSILSASMDKTMMIWKPEKNTGIWTNMVSVGELSHSALGFYGGHWGPHGDSILAHGYGGSFHLWKNVGSEQEKWQPKVVPSGHSGTVTDFSWSRSGEYILSVSHDQTTRIFASWESKRSSGEKPSWHEIARPQVHGHDINCVTVIQGKGNQRFVSGADEKVARVFSAPLSFLKTLRHASAQMTSYLEDTGEDVQILGANMSALGLSQKPIYVHSEHNTAAMATQVGSEPLETIPDAVPIELMEPPIEEQLAWHTLWPETHKLYGHGNELFSLCCDHEGKLVASSCKAQSAKVAEIWLWQVGSWKGLDRLQSHSLTVTQMEFSPDDSFLLAVSRDRHFSLFSITRDGLQEVSHKLVAKIEAHKRIIWACSWNPHGHQFATGSRDKTVKIWTVIVSPDEEACVKQLMVLPQFASSVTALSWSGGVGLCNGLLAIGMEDGLIELWSTSTEKTASDSLVPSKFSARPAFRLHPFLCHASTVHRLAWRKNHEEDTGGEMTLQLGSCGADHTVRVFDVKISNF; this is encoded by the exons ATGGGTACTTCCGATAATTGTGATATGCGTGTAAGCGGAGTAGATGGAACATTCATCGGCGCCGGATGCAACAGAGTCGTGAATAATGTCTCGTGGGGTGCCTGCAATTTGGTTGCCTTTGGTGCCCAGAATGCCGTGGCCATATTTTGCCCCGAG AAAGGGAGGATCTTGACAACTCTTCCTGGTCATAAAGCCCTTGTGAACTGTACTTGTTGGATCCCTAGTTCTAAGGATGTATTCAAAG TTCAAACACAAGagcattttttgctttctgGAGGTGCTGATGGGGTTATCCTTATGTGGGCAGTATTTCTTAAAGAAATGCAG TGGATGTATGTAATGCAAGTGCCAAAATCACATGGAAAAGGTGTGACGTGCATTACTGGACTTCTCGTTTCAGAAGGTGCTTCTCTATTTGCTTCCACAGGATCTGATGGCATTGTTTTTCTCTGGAAAATGGATCTTCCGTCAAGCTATGGAG ATGGCTGTGAAATGACATGCCTGGATTCTATCTCTGTTGGGATGAGACCCATGGTTGCACTCTCATTGGCTTCGTTGCCAGAAAATCCTGGACAGTTGGTTCTTGCAATGGGGGGACTTGACAACAAGATTCATTTATATTCTGGAGAAGGAAGTGGAAAG CTTTCACCTGCTTGCGAGTTAAAGGGACACACAGACTGGATCCGGGGATTGGATTTTTCATTACCAATTTCTGTTGATGGAGGAtcagattttttatttctgGCAAGCTCATCACAGGACAAAACAATACGTGTATGGAGGATAGCATTGCGTGAACTTCCATCCAATGCTCAAGCAACAAGCATCCAAAACTGCATTTCCATGATGTCATATATTGAGGGTCCAGTTTTCACGGTTGCAGATTCCACCTATCAGGTTTCTCTTGAATCTCTTCTAGTGGGACATGATGATTGGGTGTATTCAGTGGATTGGCAACCTGCTCTTATCATGGATGACAGCAAAAAGGGTTGGATTCAGCCCCAGAGCATTTTATCTGCATCTATGGACAAGACGATGATGATATGGAAGCCTGAAAAGAATACCGGTATTTGGACAAATATGGTCAGTGTTGGTGAACTCAGCCATTCTGCATTAGGCTTTTATGGCGGCCATTGGGGTCCTCATGGAGATTCAATTCTAGCTCATGGATATGGTGGATCATTTCATTTGTGGAAGAACGTAGGCTCAGAACAAGAAAAGTGGCAGCCAAAGGTAGTTCCATCAGGGCACAGTGGTACTGTAACTGATTTTTCGTGGTCCAGATCTGGTGAATATATTCTTTCAGTGAGCCATGATCAG ACTACTCGCATTTTTGCTTCATGGGAAAGTAAAAGATCCTCTGGCGAGAAACCTTCTTGGCATGAAATAGCTCGGCCACAGGTTCATGGTCATGACATTAATTGTGTAACAGTTATTCAGGGGAAAGGCAATCAACGATTTGTTAGTGGAGCAGATGAAAAGGTTGCTAGAGTATTTAGTGCTCCACTCTCATTTTTAAAGACACTAAGACATGCTTCGGCACAAATGACAAGCTATCTGGAAGATACTGGAGAAGATGTTCAAATTTTAGGTGCAAATATGTCTGCTCTTGGGCTATCTCAGAAACCTATCTATGTTCATT caGAGCACAATACAGCAGCTATGGCCACACAAGTTGGTTCAGAACCATTGGAAACTATTCCAGATGCAGTTCCAATTGAACTAATGGAACCCCCGATTGAGGAGCAACTGGCATGGCACACTCTATGGCCAGAAACACACAAGCTTTATGGTCATGGAAATGAGCTTTTCTCCTTATGCTGTGATCACGAAGGGAAGCTTGTTGCTTCCTCGTGCAAG GCGCAATCTGCGAAAGTTGCAGAAATATGGCTATGGCAAGTAGGGTCATGGAAGGGTCTGGATCGTTTACAATCCCACAGCTTGACTGTGACTCAGATGGAATTCTCTCCAGATGACTCTTTCCTGTTAGCAGTCTCAAGAGATcgccatttttctcttttctcaatAACACGAGATG GGCTGCAAGAGGTCAGTCATAAACTTGTTGCAAAGATTGAAGCACATAAGAGAATTATATGGGCATGCTCTTGGAACCCACACGGCCACCAGTTTGCAACTGGTTCTAGGGACAAAACTGTGAAGATATGGACAGTCATTGTCAGCCCTGATGAGGAAGCTTGTGTCAAGCAGCTGATGGTGTTGCCACAGTTTGCTAGCAGTGTGACGGCTTTGTCTTGGTCTGGTGGGGTTGGGCTTTGCAATGGGCTTCTTGCAATTGGTATGGAAGATGGCCTAATTGAGCTATGGAGCACTAGCACTGAAAAAACTGCCAGTGATTCTTTAGTTCCATCAAAGTTCAGTGCCAGGCCTGCGTTTCGGTTGCATCCATTTCTATGCCATGCTTCCACAGTGCATCGCTTGGCTTGGAGGAAAAACCATGAGGAAGATACAGGTGGCGAGATGACCTTGCAACTTGGTTCCTGTGGTGCTGATCATACTGTGAGAGTGTTTGATGTAAAGATTAGTAATTTCTAG
- the LOC116248179 gene encoding uncharacterized protein LOC116248179 — protein MQRLVDGALAVAKESVKTFTYESLNSVARVINGTSALVLAILPGKTSILEGIHGWELRPTFRGPRLPRWMENGASSFNQLIHELSAEYDPSSISDYASGDEDDDDSSQPASPLSQVSRFSRASYFSRHDRHQVSWIRSFFLWIIWPLIFLIRIPIRIFHSPGAKKDASTSVDGCTNHHHSHSHSHLKKINLSKDHLVHHTTDRRRGVVEDLQLAIEIFIESVFEKFHSVAHLLLSPFATCRLLIRYIFSCKSKNKDVATDVTISVPTSILGDVDPSLTERQTTFHPPLNTDCRTCEDVIRELGYPYEAIHVVTSDGYILLLERIPRHDSRKVIYLQHGILDSSLGWVSNGVVGSPAFAAYDQGYDVFLGNLRGLVSRGHVDKNISSRKYWRYSVNEHGTQDIPAMLDKIHAIKTSELRHQHPEHDVDTSDQPYKLSAICHSLGGAVMLMYLITRRLENLPHRLSRLILLSPAGFHEECTVALTVLSYLLRLLAPVLAPLVPGFYIPTRFFRMLFNKLARDFHNYPAVGGLVQTLLSYVVGGDSSNWVGVIGQPHYNMNDMPGVSYYVAVHLAQMKHSRKFIMYDFGNANANMKAYGTALPLDLGSHYDLIDVPVDLVAGCKDKVIPASMVRKHYKLMKNSGVDVSYNEFKYAHVDFLFSHSEELLAYVMSRLLRVEPPLSVSQSKAMRLGRTGKRRSSNRKSSDFPSEVKEVDLVPTE, from the exons ATGCAGAGGCTCGTGGATGGCGCCCTCGCCGTTGCCAAAGA ATCTGTGAAGACGTTCACTTATGAATCTTTGAACAGTGTGGCAAGGGTAATTAATGGGACCTCAGCTCTTGTTCTTGCTATTTTGCCTGGGAAGACCAGTATTCTTGAAGGCATCCATGGCTGGGAACTTAGGCCTACTTTTCGGGGCCCTCGACTTCCTCGATGGATGGAGAA TGGTGCGTCTTCTTTCAACCAGCTTATTCATGAGCTTTCTGCTGAATATGATCCCTCATCAATTTCTGATTATGCCTCTggggatgaagatgatgatgatagcAGCCAACCTGCATCTCCCCTTTCTCAAGTTTCACGATTTTCACGGGCTAGCTACTTTTCTAGGCATGACAGACATCAAGTATCTTGGATCAGAAGCTTCTTTTTATGGATTATTTGGCCTCTGATATTCCTTATACGGATTCCTATCCGCATCTTTCACTCACCAGGAGCAAAGAAAGATGCATCCACTTCTGTTGATGGCTGTACAAATCATCATCATTCGCATTCGCATTCGCATTTGAAGAAGATAAACCTCAGTAAGGATCATCTGGTGCACCATACTACAGATAGGAGGCGTGGAGTTGTGGAG gACTTGCAGCTAGCAATTGAGATCTTCATAGAGTCTGTATTTGAAAAATTCCATAGTGTTGCacatcttcttctctctccctttgcCACCTGCCGGCTGCTGAttagatatatattttcttgtaaGAGCAAGAACAAAGATGTTGCTACTGATGTAACTATATCTGTTCCTACTTCTATCCTTGGGGATGTGGATCCATCTCTAACTGAAAGGCAAACCACATTTCATCCACCACTGAATACAGATTGCAGAACTTGCGAAGACGTTATTAGAGAGCTTGG GTATCCTTACGAGGCCATCCATGTTGTAACTTCTGATGGATATATATTGCTTTTGGAAAGGATACCAAG GCATGATTCACGGAAGGTAATTTACTTACAGCATGGAATACTGGATTCATCTTTGGG GTGGGTCTCTAACGGGGTTGTTGGTTCTCCAGCATTTGCAGCATATGATCAAG GTTATGATGTTTTTCTAGGGAATCTCCGTGGTTTGGTTTCCAGGGGCCATGTTGACAAGAACATCTCCTCTCGCAA GTATTGGAGGTACTCTGTGAATGAGCATGGAACCCAGGATATTCCAGCAATGCTGGACAAGATCCATGCAATTAAAACCTCAGAACTGCGGCATCAGCATCCTGAGCATGATGTTGACACGAGTGATCAGCCATACAAGTTGTCTGCCATTTGTCACAGCTTAGGAGGGGCAGTGATGTTGATGTATCTCATTACAAGACGATTAGAAAACTTGCCTCATCGACTTTCAAGATTGATACTTCTGTCACCAGCTGGTTTCCATGAAGAGTGTACTGTTGCACTGACGGTGCTATCCTATCTGTTGCGCCTGCTTGCACCTGTCCTCGCTCCTCTTGTTCCTGGATTCTACATACCCACCAGGTTTTTCCGCATGCTGTTCAACAAATTGGCAAGAGACTTCCACAATTATCCTGCTGTTGGGGGTTTAGTGCAGACTCTGCTGAGTTACGTTGTTGGTGGAGATAGCTCAAATTGGGTGGGAGTGATTGGTCAGCCTCATTACAACATGAACGATATGCCTGGTGTTTCTTATTATGTTGCTGTCCACTTGGCACAGATGAAGCACTCCAGAAAGTTTATCATGTATGATTTTGGGAATGCAAACGCAAACATGAAAGCTTATGGAACAGCCCTTCCGCTAGACTTGGGTTCACACTATGATTTGATTGATGTGCCTGTTGATTTGGTTGCTGGATGCAAAGATAAAGTAATTCCTGCCTCAATGGTTAGGAAGCACTACAAGTTGATGAAGAATTCTGGGGTGGATGTCTCCTATAATGAGTTTAAATATGCTCATGTTGATTTCCTCTTTTCACACAGTGAGGAGCTTCTGGCTTATGTCATGTCCCGCCTGTTGCGTGTTGAGCCACCATTATCAGTAAGTCAATCTAAGGCTATGAGGCTGGGAAGAACTGGTAAAAGAAGAAGCAGTAATAGGAAGTCGTCAGATTTTCCTTCAGAAGTGAAAGAAGTGGATTTAGTCCCAACAGAGTAG